One Bos taurus isolate L1 Dominette 01449 registration number 42190680 breed Hereford chromosome 25, ARS-UCD2.0, whole genome shotgun sequence genomic window carries:
- the ACSM2B gene encoding acyl-CoA synthetase medium-chain family member 2B isoform X1, which produces MHWGRQLQALCILWRSQMSNHTIRIHTRQLASLQWGHQEVPAKFNFATDVIDHWAGMEKAGKRPPGPALWWVNGNGDEVMWNFSQLSELSQQTANVFAGPCGLQRGDRVTVVLPRVPEWWLVILGCMRAGLVFMPGTIQMKAKDILYRLQVSKAKAIVAGDEVAEIVDTVAPECPSLKTKLLVSEKKRDGWLDFKTLLWKASTTHCFVETGSQEAAAIYFTSGTSGLPKMAEHSHSSLGIKAKMDAGKWTDLQASDIIWPISDTAWIVNILGSLLEPWTSGACTFIHLLPKFDPVIILKVLSSYPINYMVGAPIVYRMLLLQDLSSYKFPHLKCCFSGGETLLPDTLEKWKAQTGLDILEFYGQTETGLTCRVSKTMKIKPGYLGTAIPHYDVQVIDDKGNVLPPGTEGDVGIRVKPIRPIGIFSGYVDNLEKTEANIRGDFWVLGDRAIKDQEGYFRFMGRTDDIINSSGYRIGPSEVENALMEHPAVVETAVVSSPDPIRGEVVKAFVVLAPHFLSRDPDELTKELQQHVKLVTAPYKYPRKVDSSPAEPPGKPKNTEVGSLSILQGNFQTQELNQGLLYCRQILYQLSYPGSP; this is translated from the exons ATGCATTGGGGGCGGCAACTCCAGGCACTTTGCATCCTATGGAGGTCTCAGATGTCCAATCACACTATCCGCATTCATACTAGGCAACTGGCATCGCTGCAGTGGGGACACCAGGAAGTTCCTGCCAAATTTAACTTTGCTACTGATGTGATAGATCACTGGGCTGGCATGGAGAAG GCTGGCAAGCGACCCCCTGGCCCAGCCCTGTGGTGGGTGAATGGCAACGGAGATGAGGTAATGTGGAACTTCAGCCAACTGAGTGAACTCAGTCAACAAACAGCCAACGTCTTCGCAGGGCCATGTGGTCTGCAGCGTGGGGACCGTGTGACAGTGGTGCTGCCCCGAGTGCCTGAGTGGTGGCTGGTGATCCTTGGCTGCATGCGGGCAG GCCTTGTCTTCATGCCTGGGACCATCCAGATGAAAGCCAAAGACATTCTCTATAGGCTGCAGGTGTCTAAGGCCAAGGCCATTGTGGCTGGGGATGAGGTGGCTGAGATAGTGGACACTGTGGCACCTGAGTGCCCTTCTCTGAAAACGAAACTATTGGTGTCTGAGAAAAAACGGGATGGGTGGCTGGACTTCAAGACACTACTGTG GAAAGCATCTACTACCCATTGCTTTGTGGAGACTGGGAGCCAAGAAGCAGCTGCCATCTACTTCACCAGTGGAACAAGTGGCCTTCCTAAGATGGCAGAACACTCCCACTCAAGCCTAGGAATAAAGGCCAAGATGGATGCTGG AAAATGGACAGACCTGCAAGCCTCTGACATAATATGGCCTATATCAGACACAGCTTGGATAGTGAACATTTTGGGCTCACTTCTGGAACCCTGGACGTCAGGAGCATGCACATTTATCCATCTCTTGCCAAAGTTTGATCCAGTGATCATTCTAAAG GTTCTGTCCAGCTATCCAATTAACTACATGGTAGGCGCACCCATTGTTTACCGGATGTTGCTACTACAGGACCTTTCCAG tTACAAGTTCCCACATCTAAAGTGTTGCTTCAGTGGTGGGGAGACCCTCCTTCCAGACACTCTGGAAAAATGGAAGGCCCAAACGGGACTGGACATCCTAGAATTCTATGGCCAGACAGAAACG GGACTCACTTGCAGAGTTTCCAAGACAATGAAAATCAAACCTGGGTACCTGGGAACTGCAATTCCCCATTATGATGTGCAG GTAATAGATGACAAGGGCAATGTCCTGCCACCTGGCACAGAAGGAGATGTGGGCATTCGAGTCAAACCCATCAGACCTATAGGCATCTTTTCTGGCTATGTG GACAATCTTGAGAAGACAGAAGCCAACATCAGAGGGGATTTTTGGGTCCTGGGAGACCGGGCAATCAAGGATCAAGAAGGATATTTCCGATTCATGGGAAGAACAGATGATATCATTAACTCCAGTGG GTACCGGATTGGGCCCTCAGAAGTGGAGAACGCACTAATGGAGCACCCTGCTGTGGTTGAGACAGCTGTAGTAAGCAGCCCGGATCCCATTCGAGGAGAG GTAGTGAAGGCATTTGTGGTCTTGGCCCCACACTTTCTGTCCCGTGACCCTGACGAGCTCACCAAGGAGCTGCAGCAGCATGTGAAGCTGGTGACAGCACCATACAAGTACCCGAGGAAG gtggattcttcaccagctgagccaccagggaagcccaagaatactgaagtgggtagcctatccattctccaggggaacttccaaacccaggaattgaaccaaggtctcctgtattgcaggcaaattctttatcagctgagctacccaggaagcccatga
- the ACSM2B gene encoding acyl-CoA synthetase medium-chain family member 2B — protein sequence MHWGRQLQALCILWRSQMSNHTIRIHTRQLASLQWGHQEVPAKFNFATDVIDHWAGMEKAGKRPPGPALWWVNGNGDEVMWNFSQLSELSQQTANVFAGPCGLQRGDRVTVVLPRVPEWWLVILGCMRAGLVFMPGTIQMKAKDILYRLQVSKAKAIVAGDEVAEIVDTVAPECPSLKTKLLVSEKKRDGWLDFKTLLWKASTTHCFVETGSQEAAAIYFTSGTSGLPKMAEHSHSSLGIKAKMDAGKWTDLQASDIIWPISDTAWIVNILGSLLEPWTSGACTFIHLLPKFDPVIILKVLSSYPINYMVGAPIVYRMLLLQDLSSYKFPHLKCCFSGGETLLPDTLEKWKAQTGLDILEFYGQTETVIDDKGNVLPPGTEGDVGIRVKPIRPIGIFSGYVDNLEKTEANIRGDFWVLGDRAIKDQEGYFRFMGRTDDIINSSGYRIGPSEVENALMEHPAVVETAVVSSPDPIRGEVVKAFVVLAPHFLSRDPDELTKELQQHVKLVTAPYKYPRKIEFVLDLPKTNTGKIQRSKLRDKEWKKSEQVGV from the exons ATGCATTGGGGGCGGCAACTCCAGGCACTTTGCATCCTATGGAGGTCTCAGATGTCCAATCACACTATCCGCATTCATACTAGGCAACTGGCATCGCTGCAGTGGGGACACCAGGAAGTTCCTGCCAAATTTAACTTTGCTACTGATGTGATAGATCACTGGGCTGGCATGGAGAAG GCTGGCAAGCGACCCCCTGGCCCAGCCCTGTGGTGGGTGAATGGCAACGGAGATGAGGTAATGTGGAACTTCAGCCAACTGAGTGAACTCAGTCAACAAACAGCCAACGTCTTCGCAGGGCCATGTGGTCTGCAGCGTGGGGACCGTGTGACAGTGGTGCTGCCCCGAGTGCCTGAGTGGTGGCTGGTGATCCTTGGCTGCATGCGGGCAG GCCTTGTCTTCATGCCTGGGACCATCCAGATGAAAGCCAAAGACATTCTCTATAGGCTGCAGGTGTCTAAGGCCAAGGCCATTGTGGCTGGGGATGAGGTGGCTGAGATAGTGGACACTGTGGCACCTGAGTGCCCTTCTCTGAAAACGAAACTATTGGTGTCTGAGAAAAAACGGGATGGGTGGCTGGACTTCAAGACACTACTGTG GAAAGCATCTACTACCCATTGCTTTGTGGAGACTGGGAGCCAAGAAGCAGCTGCCATCTACTTCACCAGTGGAACAAGTGGCCTTCCTAAGATGGCAGAACACTCCCACTCAAGCCTAGGAATAAAGGCCAAGATGGATGCTGG AAAATGGACAGACCTGCAAGCCTCTGACATAATATGGCCTATATCAGACACAGCTTGGATAGTGAACATTTTGGGCTCACTTCTGGAACCCTGGACGTCAGGAGCATGCACATTTATCCATCTCTTGCCAAAGTTTGATCCAGTGATCATTCTAAAG GTTCTGTCCAGCTATCCAATTAACTACATGGTAGGCGCACCCATTGTTTACCGGATGTTGCTACTACAGGACCTTTCCAG tTACAAGTTCCCACATCTAAAGTGTTGCTTCAGTGGTGGGGAGACCCTCCTTCCAGACACTCTGGAAAAATGGAAGGCCCAAACGGGACTGGACATCCTAGAATTCTATGGCCAGACAGAAACG GTAATAGATGACAAGGGCAATGTCCTGCCACCTGGCACAGAAGGAGATGTGGGCATTCGAGTCAAACCCATCAGACCTATAGGCATCTTTTCTGGCTATGTG GACAATCTTGAGAAGACAGAAGCCAACATCAGAGGGGATTTTTGGGTCCTGGGAGACCGGGCAATCAAGGATCAAGAAGGATATTTCCGATTCATGGGAAGAACAGATGATATCATTAACTCCAGTGG GTACCGGATTGGGCCCTCAGAAGTGGAGAACGCACTAATGGAGCACCCTGCTGTGGTTGAGACAGCTGTAGTAAGCAGCCCGGATCCCATTCGAGGAGAG GTAGTGAAGGCATTTGTGGTCTTGGCCCCACACTTTCTGTCCCGTGACCCTGACGAGCTCACCAAGGAGCTGCAGCAGCATGTGAAGCTGGTGACAGCACCATACAAGTACCCGAGGAAG ATAGAGTTCGTCTTAGATCTGCCCAAGACCAACACAGGGAAAATTCAGCGGTCAAAGCTTCGAGACAAGGAGTGGAAAAAGTCTGAGCAGGTCGGGGTCTAG
- the ACSM2B gene encoding acyl-CoA synthetase medium-chain family member 2B isoform X2, whose product MHWGRQLQALCILWRSQMSNHTIRIHTRQLASLQWGHQEVPAKFNFATDVIDHWAGMEKAGKRPPGPALWWVNGNGDEVMWNFSQLSELSQQTANVFAGPCGLQRGDRVTVVLPRVPEWWLVILGCMRAGLVFMPGTIQMKAKDILYRLQVSKAKAIVAGDEVAEIVDTVAPECPSLKTKLLVSEKKRDGWLDFKTLLWKASTTHCFVETGSQEAAAIYFTSGTSGLPKMAEHSHSSLGIKAKMDAGKWTDLQASDIIWPISDTAWIVNILGSLLEPWTSGACTFIHLLPKFDPVIILKVLSSYPINYMVGAPIVYRMLLLQDLSSYKFPHLKCCFSGGETLLPDTLEKWKAQTGLDILEFYGQTETGLTCRVSKTMKIKPGYLGTAIPHYDVQVIDDKGNVLPPGTEGDVGIRVKPIRPIGIFSGYVDNLEKTEANIRGDFWVLGDRAIKDQEGYFRFMGRTDDIINSSGYRIGPSEVENALMEHPAVVETAVVSSPDPIRGEVVKAFVVLAPHFLSRDPDELTKELQQHVKLVTAPYKYPRKIEFVLDLPKTNTGKIQRSKLRDKEWKKSEQVGV is encoded by the exons ATGCATTGGGGGCGGCAACTCCAGGCACTTTGCATCCTATGGAGGTCTCAGATGTCCAATCACACTATCCGCATTCATACTAGGCAACTGGCATCGCTGCAGTGGGGACACCAGGAAGTTCCTGCCAAATTTAACTTTGCTACTGATGTGATAGATCACTGGGCTGGCATGGAGAAG GCTGGCAAGCGACCCCCTGGCCCAGCCCTGTGGTGGGTGAATGGCAACGGAGATGAGGTAATGTGGAACTTCAGCCAACTGAGTGAACTCAGTCAACAAACAGCCAACGTCTTCGCAGGGCCATGTGGTCTGCAGCGTGGGGACCGTGTGACAGTGGTGCTGCCCCGAGTGCCTGAGTGGTGGCTGGTGATCCTTGGCTGCATGCGGGCAG GCCTTGTCTTCATGCCTGGGACCATCCAGATGAAAGCCAAAGACATTCTCTATAGGCTGCAGGTGTCTAAGGCCAAGGCCATTGTGGCTGGGGATGAGGTGGCTGAGATAGTGGACACTGTGGCACCTGAGTGCCCTTCTCTGAAAACGAAACTATTGGTGTCTGAGAAAAAACGGGATGGGTGGCTGGACTTCAAGACACTACTGTG GAAAGCATCTACTACCCATTGCTTTGTGGAGACTGGGAGCCAAGAAGCAGCTGCCATCTACTTCACCAGTGGAACAAGTGGCCTTCCTAAGATGGCAGAACACTCCCACTCAAGCCTAGGAATAAAGGCCAAGATGGATGCTGG AAAATGGACAGACCTGCAAGCCTCTGACATAATATGGCCTATATCAGACACAGCTTGGATAGTGAACATTTTGGGCTCACTTCTGGAACCCTGGACGTCAGGAGCATGCACATTTATCCATCTCTTGCCAAAGTTTGATCCAGTGATCATTCTAAAG GTTCTGTCCAGCTATCCAATTAACTACATGGTAGGCGCACCCATTGTTTACCGGATGTTGCTACTACAGGACCTTTCCAG tTACAAGTTCCCACATCTAAAGTGTTGCTTCAGTGGTGGGGAGACCCTCCTTCCAGACACTCTGGAAAAATGGAAGGCCCAAACGGGACTGGACATCCTAGAATTCTATGGCCAGACAGAAACG GGACTCACTTGCAGAGTTTCCAAGACAATGAAAATCAAACCTGGGTACCTGGGAACTGCAATTCCCCATTATGATGTGCAG GTAATAGATGACAAGGGCAATGTCCTGCCACCTGGCACAGAAGGAGATGTGGGCATTCGAGTCAAACCCATCAGACCTATAGGCATCTTTTCTGGCTATGTG GACAATCTTGAGAAGACAGAAGCCAACATCAGAGGGGATTTTTGGGTCCTGGGAGACCGGGCAATCAAGGATCAAGAAGGATATTTCCGATTCATGGGAAGAACAGATGATATCATTAACTCCAGTGG GTACCGGATTGGGCCCTCAGAAGTGGAGAACGCACTAATGGAGCACCCTGCTGTGGTTGAGACAGCTGTAGTAAGCAGCCCGGATCCCATTCGAGGAGAG GTAGTGAAGGCATTTGTGGTCTTGGCCCCACACTTTCTGTCCCGTGACCCTGACGAGCTCACCAAGGAGCTGCAGCAGCATGTGAAGCTGGTGACAGCACCATACAAGTACCCGAGGAAG ATAGAGTTCGTCTTAGATCTGCCCAAGACCAACACAGGGAAAATTCAGCGGTCAAAGCTTCGAGACAAGGAGTGGAAAAAGTCTGAGCAGGTCGGGGTCTAG
- the ACSM2B gene encoding acyl-CoA synthetase medium-chain family member 2B isoform X3 — MHWGRQLQALCILWRSQMSNHTIRIHTRQLASLQWGHQEVPAKFNFATDVIDHWAGMEKAGKRPPGPALWWVNGNGDEVMWNFSQLSELSQQTANVFAGPCGLQRGDRVTVVLPRVPEWWLVILGCMRAGLVFMPGTIQMKAKDILYRLQVSKAKAIVAGDEVAEIVDTVAPECPSLKTKLLVSEKKRDGWLDFKTLLWKASTTHCFVETGSQEAAAIYFTSGTSGLPKMAEHSHSSLGIKAKMDAGKWTDLQASDIIWPISDTAWIVNILGSLLEPWTSGACTFIHLLPKFDPVIILKVLSSYPINYMVGAPIVYRMLLLQDLSSYKFPHLKCCFSGGETLLPDTLEKWKAQTGLDILEFYGQTETVIDDKGNVLPPGTEGDVGIRVKPIRPIGIFSGYVDNLEKTEANIRGDFWVLGDRAIKDQEGYFRFMGRTDDIINSSGYRIGPSEVENALMEHPAVVETAVVSSPDPIRGEVVKAFVVLAPHFLSRDPDELTKELQQHVKLVTAPYKYPRKVDSSPAEPPGKPKNTEVGSLSILQGNFQTQELNQGLLYCRQILYQLSYPGSP; from the exons ATGCATTGGGGGCGGCAACTCCAGGCACTTTGCATCCTATGGAGGTCTCAGATGTCCAATCACACTATCCGCATTCATACTAGGCAACTGGCATCGCTGCAGTGGGGACACCAGGAAGTTCCTGCCAAATTTAACTTTGCTACTGATGTGATAGATCACTGGGCTGGCATGGAGAAG GCTGGCAAGCGACCCCCTGGCCCAGCCCTGTGGTGGGTGAATGGCAACGGAGATGAGGTAATGTGGAACTTCAGCCAACTGAGTGAACTCAGTCAACAAACAGCCAACGTCTTCGCAGGGCCATGTGGTCTGCAGCGTGGGGACCGTGTGACAGTGGTGCTGCCCCGAGTGCCTGAGTGGTGGCTGGTGATCCTTGGCTGCATGCGGGCAG GCCTTGTCTTCATGCCTGGGACCATCCAGATGAAAGCCAAAGACATTCTCTATAGGCTGCAGGTGTCTAAGGCCAAGGCCATTGTGGCTGGGGATGAGGTGGCTGAGATAGTGGACACTGTGGCACCTGAGTGCCCTTCTCTGAAAACGAAACTATTGGTGTCTGAGAAAAAACGGGATGGGTGGCTGGACTTCAAGACACTACTGTG GAAAGCATCTACTACCCATTGCTTTGTGGAGACTGGGAGCCAAGAAGCAGCTGCCATCTACTTCACCAGTGGAACAAGTGGCCTTCCTAAGATGGCAGAACACTCCCACTCAAGCCTAGGAATAAAGGCCAAGATGGATGCTGG AAAATGGACAGACCTGCAAGCCTCTGACATAATATGGCCTATATCAGACACAGCTTGGATAGTGAACATTTTGGGCTCACTTCTGGAACCCTGGACGTCAGGAGCATGCACATTTATCCATCTCTTGCCAAAGTTTGATCCAGTGATCATTCTAAAG GTTCTGTCCAGCTATCCAATTAACTACATGGTAGGCGCACCCATTGTTTACCGGATGTTGCTACTACAGGACCTTTCCAG tTACAAGTTCCCACATCTAAAGTGTTGCTTCAGTGGTGGGGAGACCCTCCTTCCAGACACTCTGGAAAAATGGAAGGCCCAAACGGGACTGGACATCCTAGAATTCTATGGCCAGACAGAAACG GTAATAGATGACAAGGGCAATGTCCTGCCACCTGGCACAGAAGGAGATGTGGGCATTCGAGTCAAACCCATCAGACCTATAGGCATCTTTTCTGGCTATGTG GACAATCTTGAGAAGACAGAAGCCAACATCAGAGGGGATTTTTGGGTCCTGGGAGACCGGGCAATCAAGGATCAAGAAGGATATTTCCGATTCATGGGAAGAACAGATGATATCATTAACTCCAGTGG GTACCGGATTGGGCCCTCAGAAGTGGAGAACGCACTAATGGAGCACCCTGCTGTGGTTGAGACAGCTGTAGTAAGCAGCCCGGATCCCATTCGAGGAGAG GTAGTGAAGGCATTTGTGGTCTTGGCCCCACACTTTCTGTCCCGTGACCCTGACGAGCTCACCAAGGAGCTGCAGCAGCATGTGAAGCTGGTGACAGCACCATACAAGTACCCGAGGAAG gtggattcttcaccagctgagccaccagggaagcccaagaatactgaagtgggtagcctatccattctccaggggaacttccaaacccaggaattgaaccaaggtctcctgtattgcaggcaaattctttatcagctgagctacccaggaagcccatga